TCGCCGGTGGGCTGGGCCGCGGCCTGCGGCGCGGCGCCAGCGGCCGGGGCGGCCGAGGTGCCGGTAGCGGGCTGGACGTTGGCCTTGGGCACGTCGCCCTGCGCGGCAGCGCCGCTGGCGGCCGGCGCCGAAGCGGCCTGCTGCTGCGTCGTGCTCGGGAAGAACATCGACGCATGGCCGTTGGCGCGCTGCCAGTTGTCGTAGAGCAGCACGAGGGACATCGAGAAGATGACCCAGAGGATGGTGCGTTTGATATCCATGTCTGGCTGTGGTCGGAAAAATCAGGGTCTGGGCAGACGGATTGCCACGGGCGCATGGCCTGTGGCGGCATGGACTGGCGTGTCTGCTTCCGTGCCCGGCACGGGATCATACCCGCCTTGGGCGAAAGGATGGCAGCGGCACAGCCGGCAGGCGGCCATCCAGCTGCCGCGCGCGGCGCCATGATGGACGATGGCGTCGCGGGCGTAGTCGGAACAGGTCGGCAGGAAGCGGCACTGCGAGCCCAGGTAAGGGCTGAGGGCGATCTTGTAGACGCGCAGCAGGGCTAGCAGGATTCGCTTCATGGCGGGGCGGTCAGGCTGGCTGGCCTGGTGGCTGGCTTTGCGAGGGGCTCGCCGCTGGCGCC
The window above is part of the Cupriavidus taiwanensis LMG 19424 genome. Proteins encoded here:
- the yidD gene encoding membrane protein insertion efficiency factor YidD — translated: MKRILLALLRVYKIALSPYLGSQCRFLPTCSDYARDAIVHHGAARGSWMAACRLCRCHPFAQGGYDPVPGTEADTPVHAATGHAPVAIRLPRP